From a region of the Fischerella sp. JS2 genome:
- the rplL gene encoding 50S ribosomal protein L7/L12, which translates to MSAATDEILEKLKSLTLLEAAELVKQIEDAFGVSAAAPAGGMMMMAAPGAGAAAAAEPVEEKTEFDVILEDVPADKKIAILKVVRELTGLGLKEAKDLVESAPKPIKEAIAKEAAEDAKKRIEEAGGKASVK; encoded by the coding sequence ATGTCTGCTGCAACTGATGAAATTTTGGAAAAATTAAAATCCCTGACTCTGCTAGAAGCCGCTGAATTGGTTAAGCAAATTGAAGATGCTTTTGGTGTTAGTGCTGCAGCACCTGCTGGTGGCATGATGATGATGGCTGCTCCCGGTGCTGGTGCTGCTGCGGCTGCTGAACCTGTAGAAGAGAAGACCGAATTTGACGTGATTCTCGAAGATGTTCCAGCTGATAAGAAGATTGCTATCCTCAAAGTCGTACGCGAATTGACCGGTTTGGGTCTGAAGGAAGCAAAAGACTTGGTAGAATCTGCGCCTAAGCCTATTAAGGAAGCTATTGCTAAGGAAGCTGCCGAAGATGCGAAGAAGCGTATCGAAGAAGCTGGCGGTAAGGCGAGTGTGAAGTAG